CGACGCCGGTGCCTCCACGGGCGGTTTCACTGACGTTTTGCTCCGGCAAGGTGCCGCCCAGGTGGTGGCGGTGGACGTGGGGCACGGCCAGCTGGTGCCGCACCTTCGGGAGGATCCCAGAGTGGAGGTCCACGAGGGCCTCAACGTCCGGTATATGACGCCGGAGGAGATCGGCGGTCCAGCGAAACTGACTGTGGCCGATTTGTCCTTCATTTCGTTGACACTGGTTGTGGGACCACTTGCCCAGTGCACGGAGCCGGGCGGTGATTTGGTCCTCATGGTCAAGCCGCAATTCGAGGTGGGCAAGGAGCGTCTGAGCCGAACCGGCGTGGTGTCGTCGGAGAATGAACGACGCCGGGCCGTGGCGCAGGTTGCCCGGGCGGCAGTGGATGCCGGCCTTGAACTTCAGGACCTCGCACCCAGCCCGCTTCCGGGCCAGGACGGAAATGTTGAATACTTCCTGTGGATGAAGCGCAGGA
This genomic interval from Paenarthrobacter aurescens TC1 contains the following:
- a CDS encoding hemolysin A (identified by match to protein family HMM PF01479; match to protein family HMM PF01728; match to protein family HMM TIGR00478) translates to MPRLDQELVTRGLARSRTHAAKLISDGKVSSGGHVLVKAAHQVDARTELDVEAHLEDIYASRAGHKLAGALKVFPGVVVSGKRCLDAGASTGGFTDVLLRQGAAQVVAVDVGHGQLVPHLREDPRVEVHEGLNVRYMTPEEIGGPAKLTVADLSFISLTLVVGPLAQCTEPGGDLVLMVKPQFEVGKERLSRTGVVSSENERRRAVAQVARAAVDAGLELQDLAPSPLPGQDGNVEYFLWMKRRMSTALPKIEERDEDVAALIKKLWPNH